In Verrucomicrobiia bacterium, a single window of DNA contains:
- a CDS encoding YqaE/Pmp3 family membrane protein: protein MTIVQILLAIFLPPVAVYMKCGTNKDFIINLLLWLFTCGIGGIIHAFIVLNRK, encoded by the coding sequence ATGACCATCGTTCAAATCCTCCTTGCCATCTTTCTGCCGCCCGTGGCGGTTTACATGAAATGCGGCACCAACAAGGATTTCATCATCAACCTGCTGCTCTGGCTGTTCACCTGCGGCATCGGCGGGATTATCCATGCCTTCATTGTGCTGAACCGGAAATAG
- the infC gene encoding translation initiation factor IF-3 gives MSRPYSPRSSNSQASFIRVNGKIRAREVRVVGDEGKQLGVMPLGDALNLARQQGVDLVEIAPNANPPVCRIVDFGKFRYEQAKKEKESRKNQHSGTVKEIQLSPRIDPHDLGVKTNHAIEFLCEDMKVKVALKFRGREMAHTEFGFQVINKFLENIAPWGHPDFQPKLVGRNINLMISPLPRNKRAKNPNESNESAPPAKAAAEEGDSDHKPVKIHRGDGEAEESGDGAFSNNPFGNLAS, from the coding sequence TTGAGTCGGCCTTACTCTCCACGCAGTTCCAATTCACAGGCTTCCTTCATTCGGGTTAACGGGAAAATCCGTGCCCGGGAAGTCCGCGTCGTCGGCGACGAGGGCAAGCAGTTGGGCGTCATGCCGCTGGGCGATGCCTTGAACCTGGCCCGCCAGCAGGGCGTTGACCTGGTCGAAATCGCCCCCAATGCCAATCCGCCCGTCTGCCGGATCGTGGACTTCGGCAAGTTCCGCTACGAGCAGGCCAAGAAGGAAAAGGAATCGCGCAAGAACCAGCACTCGGGCACGGTGAAGGAAATCCAGCTCAGCCCGCGCATTGACCCGCACGATCTCGGCGTGAAAACCAACCACGCCATCGAATTCCTGTGCGAGGACATGAAGGTCAAGGTCGCGTTGAAATTCCGCGGCCGCGAAATGGCGCACACCGAATTTGGCTTCCAGGTCATCAACAAGTTTCTGGAAAACATCGCGCCGTGGGGGCATCCCGATTTCCAGCCGAAGCTGGTCGGCCGCAACATCAACCTGATGATCAGCCCCCTGCCCCGCAACAAGCGCGCCAAGAACCCGAACGAATCCAACGAGTCCGCACCGCCGGCCAAAGCCGCCGCGGAGGAGGGCGATTCGGACCACAAGCCGGTGAAAATTCACCGGGGCGACGGTGAAGCAGAGGAATCCGGCGACGGCGCCTTCAGCAACAATCCGTTCGGCAACCTCGCCTCCTGA